From Corvus cornix cornix isolate S_Up_H32 chromosome 17, ASM73873v5, whole genome shotgun sequence, the proteins below share one genomic window:
- the LOC104688208 gene encoding protein AMBP isoform X2 — translation MIMWGLLSPLLLLTVANGTPVGDQEEDIQVQENFEAEQMYGKWFDVAIGTTCKWMKNYKDKFSMGTLVLGPGPSADQISTASTRLRQGDCTQVSGEYQKTSTPGKYTYYNPKWDVSIQSYVLRTNYEEYAVILMKKKSSFGPSTTLKLYGRSPELREDLVESFHQLALEMGIPEDSIFILANRGECIPQETENAPQRARRAVLPLEEGSAAGPLPTYIGNKEDSCRLSRDPGPCSGMLSRFFYNSSSMACETFLYGGCLGNGNNFYSEKECLQACRTEAACRLPIVPGPCQALVTRWAFDAAQGKCITFSYGGCKGNGNQFYSEKECKEYCGAPQLAEDEEFLHLSN, via the exons ATGATTATGTGGGGtctcctttcccccctcctcctcctcactgtgGCTAATGGAACCCCCGTCGGAGACCAGGAGGAAGATATCCAAGTGCAGGAGAATTTTGAGGCTGAGCAG ATGTACGGGAAGTGGTTCGATGTCGCCATCGGCACGACCTGCAAATGGATGAAGAACTACAAGGACAAGTTCAGCATGGGCACACTGGTGCTGGGCCCCGGCCCCAGCGCCGACCAgatcagcactgccagcaccaggcTGCG gCAAGGCGACTGCACACAAGTCTCAGGGGAGTACCAGAAAACCAGCACCCCTGGCAAATACACCTACTACAACCCCA AATGGGATGTGTCTATCCAGTCCTATGTGCTCCGTACCAACTATGAAGAATATGCTGTCATtctgatgaagaagaaaagcagttttggtCCAAGCACCACCCTGAAGCTGTATG GGAGGAGTCCGGAGCTGCGGGAGGACCTCGTTGAGTCTTTCCATCAGCTGGCTCTGGAGATGGGCATCCCCGAAGACTCCATCTTCATCCTGGCCAACAGAG GTGAATGTATTCCTCAGGAGACTGAAAATGCTCCCCAG AGGGCACGCAGAGCAGTCCTGCCCCTGGAGGAGGGCTCAGCCGCAGGACCCCTGCCCACTTACATTGGAAATAAAGAAG ACTCGTGCCGGCTGAGCCGGGACCCCGGGCCCTGCAGCGGGATGCTCTCCCGCTTCTTCTACAACTCCTCCTCCATGGCCTGTGAAACCTTCCTCTACGGAGGCTGTCTGGGCAACGGCAACAACTTCTACTCAGAAAAGGAGTGCCTGCAGGCGTGCCGGACCGAGG ctgcctgcaggctgcCCATTGTCCCGGGTCCTTGCCAGGCCCTGGTGACGCGCTGGGCCTTCGATGCAGCCCAGGGCAAGTGCATCACCTTCAGCTATGGGGGCTGCAAGGGCAACGGGAACCAGTTCTACTCGGAGAAGGAGTGCAAGGAGTACTGTGGGGCTCCTCAGCTGGCAG AGGATGAGGAGTTTCTGCATCTCTCGAACTGA
- the LOC104688208 gene encoding protein AMBP isoform X3, with amino-acid sequence MIMWGLLSPLLLLTVANGTPVGDQEEDIQVQENFEAEQMYGKWFDVAIGTTCKWMKNYKDKFSMGTLVLGPGPSADQISTASTRLRQGDCTQVSGEYQKTSTPGKYTYYNPKWDVSIQSYVLRTNYEEYAVILMKKKSSFGPSTTLKLYGRSPELREDLVESFHQLALEMGIPEDSIFILANRGECIPQETENAPQRARRAVLPLEEGSAAGPLPTYIGNKEDSCRLSRDPGPCSGMLSRFFYNSSSMACETFLYGGCLGNGNNFYSEKECLQACRTEEDEEFLHLSN; translated from the exons ATGATTATGTGGGGtctcctttcccccctcctcctcctcactgtgGCTAATGGAACCCCCGTCGGAGACCAGGAGGAAGATATCCAAGTGCAGGAGAATTTTGAGGCTGAGCAG ATGTACGGGAAGTGGTTCGATGTCGCCATCGGCACGACCTGCAAATGGATGAAGAACTACAAGGACAAGTTCAGCATGGGCACACTGGTGCTGGGCCCCGGCCCCAGCGCCGACCAgatcagcactgccagcaccaggcTGCG gCAAGGCGACTGCACACAAGTCTCAGGGGAGTACCAGAAAACCAGCACCCCTGGCAAATACACCTACTACAACCCCA AATGGGATGTGTCTATCCAGTCCTATGTGCTCCGTACCAACTATGAAGAATATGCTGTCATtctgatgaagaagaaaagcagttttggtCCAAGCACCACCCTGAAGCTGTATG GGAGGAGTCCGGAGCTGCGGGAGGACCTCGTTGAGTCTTTCCATCAGCTGGCTCTGGAGATGGGCATCCCCGAAGACTCCATCTTCATCCTGGCCAACAGAG GTGAATGTATTCCTCAGGAGACTGAAAATGCTCCCCAG AGGGCACGCAGAGCAGTCCTGCCCCTGGAGGAGGGCTCAGCCGCAGGACCCCTGCCCACTTACATTGGAAATAAAGAAG ACTCGTGCCGGCTGAGCCGGGACCCCGGGCCCTGCAGCGGGATGCTCTCCCGCTTCTTCTACAACTCCTCCTCCATGGCCTGTGAAACCTTCCTCTACGGAGGCTGTCTGGGCAACGGCAACAACTTCTACTCAGAAAAGGAGTGCCTGCAGGCGTGCCGGACCGAGG AGGATGAGGAGTTTCTGCATCTCTCGAACTGA
- the LOC104688208 gene encoding protein AMBP isoform X1 codes for MIMWGLLSPLLLLTVANGTPVGDQEEDIQVQENFEAEQMYGKWFDVAIGTTCKWMKNYKDKFSMGTLVLGPGPSADQISTASTRLRQGDCTQVSGEYQKTSTPGKYTYYNPKWDVSIQSYVLRTNYEEYAVILMKKKSSFGPSTTLKLYGRSPELREDLVESFHQLALEMGIPEDSIFILANRGECIPQETENAPQRARRAVLPLEEGSAAGPLPTYIGNKEDSCRLSRDPGPCSGMLSRFFYNSSSMACETFLYGGCLGNGNNFYSEKECLQACRTEAACRLPIVPGPCQALVTRWAFDAAQGKCITFSYGGCKGNGNQFYSEKECKEYCGAPQLAGCQECGRGNLPAERAD; via the exons ATGATTATGTGGGGtctcctttcccccctcctcctcctcactgtgGCTAATGGAACCCCCGTCGGAGACCAGGAGGAAGATATCCAAGTGCAGGAGAATTTTGAGGCTGAGCAG ATGTACGGGAAGTGGTTCGATGTCGCCATCGGCACGACCTGCAAATGGATGAAGAACTACAAGGACAAGTTCAGCATGGGCACACTGGTGCTGGGCCCCGGCCCCAGCGCCGACCAgatcagcactgccagcaccaggcTGCG gCAAGGCGACTGCACACAAGTCTCAGGGGAGTACCAGAAAACCAGCACCCCTGGCAAATACACCTACTACAACCCCA AATGGGATGTGTCTATCCAGTCCTATGTGCTCCGTACCAACTATGAAGAATATGCTGTCATtctgatgaagaagaaaagcagttttggtCCAAGCACCACCCTGAAGCTGTATG GGAGGAGTCCGGAGCTGCGGGAGGACCTCGTTGAGTCTTTCCATCAGCTGGCTCTGGAGATGGGCATCCCCGAAGACTCCATCTTCATCCTGGCCAACAGAG GTGAATGTATTCCTCAGGAGACTGAAAATGCTCCCCAG AGGGCACGCAGAGCAGTCCTGCCCCTGGAGGAGGGCTCAGCCGCAGGACCCCTGCCCACTTACATTGGAAATAAAGAAG ACTCGTGCCGGCTGAGCCGGGACCCCGGGCCCTGCAGCGGGATGCTCTCCCGCTTCTTCTACAACTCCTCCTCCATGGCCTGTGAAACCTTCCTCTACGGAGGCTGTCTGGGCAACGGCAACAACTTCTACTCAGAAAAGGAGTGCCTGCAGGCGTGCCGGACCGAGG ctgcctgcaggctgcCCATTGTCCCGGGTCCTTGCCAGGCCCTGGTGACGCGCTGGGCCTTCGATGCAGCCCAGGGCAAGTGCATCACCTTCAGCTATGGGGGCTGCAAGGGCAACGGGAACCAGTTCTACTCGGAGAAGGAGTGCAAGGAGTACTGTGGGGCTCCTCAGCTGGCAG GTTGTCAAGAGTGTGGCAGAGGAAACCTTCCTGCAGAGAGGGCTGACTGA